One Natrinema halophilum genomic window carries:
- a CDS encoding cation:proton antiporter subunit C, producing MIELLSSHYTYVLLFALLGIGIYMVIASENLVKKLIGVNLFQTAIFLFFISMAYINVEGASAPVVPNEKNPGELLVASPLPHVIVLTAIVVGIALTAVGLALIIRIYAEYGTLREDTLREVRADE from the coding sequence ATGATTGAACTGCTTTCGAGCCACTACACGTACGTGTTGCTGTTCGCCTTGCTCGGCATCGGGATCTACATGGTGATCGCCAGCGAGAATCTCGTGAAGAAGTTGATCGGGGTGAACCTCTTTCAGACCGCGATCTTCCTGTTTTTCATCTCGATGGCCTACATCAACGTCGAGGGCGCGTCGGCCCCGGTCGTCCCAAACGAGAAAAATCCCGGGGAGCTCCTGGTCGCAAGCCCGCTGCCCCACGTCATCGTCCTGACCGCCATCGTCGTCGGCATCGCGCTAACGGCGGTCGGTCTGGCCCTGATCATCCGCATCTACGCGGAGTACGGGACGCTCCGCGAGGACACCCTCCGGGAGGTGCGTGCCGATGAGTAA
- a CDS encoding proton-conducting transporter membrane subunit, translated as MVADIRPLAAVLVSAVAVVLIVASHRRPNVREGWSVLAALAKFGIVGSMLPAVMSGTVFRWSLAESTGIRFLDGIDFALRADPLGIFFALLASFLWIFTSFYATGYMRGLDEHAQTRFFASFAASLSTAVGIAFAANLVTIFVFYELLSLVTYPLVAHNEDDEARIAGRKYLTYTFFGGGVFLLAGTAMIYWLTSLVGQGPTLAFEAGGTEALAAAAQAEPVYAQTAFFLLIAGFGVKAALMPLHSWLADAMVAPTPVSGLLHAVAVVKSGAFGIARVILDVYGPDLIHDLPLDVPVVGEVGLNVPVAIVAAFTLTAASIIAMRKDHLKRRLAYSTTAQLSYIVLGLSMLHPYAIVGALFHIPAHAFAKLTLFFCAGSIHVETHTDYISEMAGIGKRMPLTMTAFTVGAAGMAGVPPIAGFVSKFYMLIGAGYMGTEGMGGEYWLFAGALLLSAVLNIAYFWPVVYTAFFESEDRHNAKPFLEFPRGGLPRSYSSEEPTDESVSADGGEPSVDGTESDDTEPDYEYAVDKYPSDHTTADATARDNDEHDDRDENEDHDGDTLHGESVGAIDHHGDHDDHLTGGPPSGGWSRTSPRSESTWLMLAPIAIIATGAIVLGVVPGYVVFLDLATEIVEGVFGMPFDRLADIPFAELVSEVTA; from the coding sequence ATGGTAGCAGATATTCGCCCCCTCGCCGCCGTGCTGGTATCCGCGGTCGCGGTCGTCCTGATCGTCGCGTCGCATCGTCGTCCGAACGTGCGTGAAGGGTGGTCCGTGTTGGCGGCCCTCGCGAAGTTCGGAATCGTCGGTAGCATGCTCCCGGCGGTCATGTCCGGGACCGTCTTCCGGTGGAGCCTCGCGGAGTCGACCGGAATCCGATTCCTCGACGGAATCGACTTCGCGCTCCGTGCTGACCCGCTGGGGATTTTCTTCGCGCTGCTCGCGAGTTTCCTCTGGATCTTCACCTCGTTTTACGCGACGGGGTACATGCGAGGCCTCGACGAACACGCCCAGACGCGCTTTTTCGCGTCGTTCGCGGCCAGTCTCTCGACCGCCGTGGGGATCGCTTTCGCCGCGAACCTGGTGACGATCTTCGTCTTCTACGAGCTGCTGTCGCTGGTCACGTACCCGCTAGTTGCACACAACGAAGACGACGAAGCGCGGATCGCCGGCCGAAAGTACCTCACGTACACCTTCTTCGGCGGCGGCGTCTTCCTGCTCGCCGGCACTGCGATGATCTACTGGCTCACGAGTCTGGTCGGTCAAGGACCGACGCTCGCCTTCGAAGCGGGTGGCACGGAAGCCCTCGCCGCGGCCGCCCAGGCAGAACCGGTCTACGCGCAGACCGCGTTCTTCCTGCTCATCGCCGGGTTCGGTGTCAAGGCCGCACTAATGCCGTTGCACTCCTGGCTCGCTGACGCAATGGTCGCGCCGACCCCCGTTTCTGGTCTCCTCCACGCGGTCGCGGTCGTCAAGTCTGGCGCGTTTGGCATCGCTCGAGTTATTCTCGACGTCTACGGTCCCGACCTGATCCACGACCTTCCCCTCGACGTCCCCGTCGTCGGCGAGGTCGGGCTGAACGTCCCGGTCGCGATCGTCGCCGCGTTCACGCTGACCGCGGCGAGCATCATCGCGATGCGCAAGGACCACCTGAAGCGGCGGCTCGCATACTCGACGACGGCACAGCTTTCGTACATCGTGCTCGGTCTCTCGATGCTTCACCCCTACGCGATCGTCGGGGCGTTGTTCCACATCCCTGCGCACGCGTTCGCGAAGCTCACCCTGTTCTTCTGTGCCGGATCGATCCACGTCGAGACCCACACCGACTACATCAGCGAAATGGCCGGTATCGGCAAGCGAATGCCGCTGACGATGACCGCCTTTACCGTCGGTGCGGCCGGCATGGCCGGCGTCCCGCCGATCGCCGGCTTCGTGAGCAAGTTCTACATGCTGATCGGCGCCGGCTACATGGGAACCGAGGGCATGGGCGGCGAGTACTGGCTGTTCGCCGGCGCGTTGCTCCTTTCGGCGGTCCTCAACATCGCGTACTTCTGGCCGGTGGTCTACACCGCCTTTTTCGAGAGCGAGGACCGACACAACGCCAAGCCGTTTCTCGAATTCCCCCGGGGAGGCCTGCCACGATCTTACAGTTCCGAGGAGCCGACCGACGAGAGCGTCTCCGCCGACGGCGGCGAACCGAGCGTGGACGGTACGGAGTCGGACGATACGGAGCCAGACTACGAGTACGCCGTCGACAAATACCCGAGCGATCACACAACTGCCGACGCGACGGCGAGGGACAACGACGAGCACGACGATCGCGATGAAAACGAGGACCACGACGGCGACACCCTCCACGGCGAATCCGTCGGCGCCATCGACCACCACGGCGATCACGACGACCACCTCACCGGCGGCCCGCCCTCTGGAGGGTGGTCGCGGACCTCGCCGCGTTCCGAGAGCACGTGGCTGATGCTCGCACCGATTGCGATCATCGCTACCGGTGCGATCGTCCTCGGCGTCGTCCCCGGCTACGTCGTCTTCCTCGATCTCGCGACCGAAATCGTCGAAGGGGTCTTCGGGATGCCGTTCGACCGTCTGGCTGACATACCGTTTGCGGAACTCGTTTCGGAGGTGACCGCCTGA
- a CDS encoding tyrosine-type recombinase/integrase, which yields MSDIAIADAVDAYLQRKAVGDPNGSGAGTYASNAESILRRWAEWLEAEHDVVSIATLGVDHMRAYAEELRRRTDRGEYTASTAGTYYAVVRAFLSWCVRGGICEANPAATTRAEATLPSGDSRPANDHWTARQRRELERYVRDRVLDVTAQSTSERRSRLREYAMVAVLAHSSVRGAELFRVPDDERRTGATWQDVDFYTGTIRVLGKSQRLEDVPLPARARTPLRRYRIVLDPPSNDWPLFPTAHAPSIAKRVRSALRERGYDAETIESLFDDATAMELAREHSIAPPAITTEGARSVLKRLCEGAGVDVDGDYLTPRGVRRNQGSDPYRQEASASKPTLRASVIEQSIVVSSGESPVIDVETGNGDESTETD from the coding sequence GTGAGCGACATCGCGATCGCGGACGCGGTCGACGCCTACCTCCAACGAAAGGCCGTCGGGGATCCGAACGGTTCCGGTGCCGGGACCTACGCGTCCAATGCGGAATCGATCCTTCGACGCTGGGCCGAGTGGCTCGAGGCCGAACACGACGTCGTCTCGATCGCGACCCTCGGCGTCGACCACATGCGTGCGTACGCGGAGGAACTCCGGAGGCGAACGGACCGCGGCGAGTACACCGCGTCGACCGCCGGCACCTATTACGCTGTCGTCCGCGCGTTTCTCTCGTGGTGTGTTCGGGGTGGTATCTGCGAGGCGAACCCTGCTGCGACGACCCGCGCCGAAGCGACGCTTCCGAGTGGCGACTCGCGCCCCGCGAACGATCACTGGACGGCACGACAGCGTCGCGAACTCGAGCGCTACGTCCGCGATCGGGTGCTCGACGTGACAGCACAATCGACGAGCGAACGTCGCTCCAGACTGCGAGAGTACGCGATGGTAGCCGTCCTCGCACACTCGAGCGTCCGCGGGGCCGAATTGTTCCGCGTTCCCGACGACGAGAGGCGAACAGGTGCGACCTGGCAAGACGTCGACTTCTATACGGGGACGATCCGCGTCCTGGGGAAATCACAGCGACTCGAGGACGTTCCGTTGCCCGCCCGCGCGCGGACGCCGCTGCGTCGCTACAGAATCGTTCTGGATCCACCGTCGAACGACTGGCCGCTGTTTCCGACCGCCCACGCACCGTCGATAGCCAAGCGAGTTCGGTCGGCCCTGAGAGAGCGAGGCTACGATGCGGAGACGATCGAGTCTTTGTTCGACGACGCGACGGCGATGGAACTCGCACGCGAGCACTCGATTGCACCGCCGGCGATCACCACAGAAGGAGCACGGTCGGTCCTGAAGCGACTTTGCGAGGGAGCAGGGGTCGACGTCGACGGAGATTACCTGACGCCGCGAGGTGTCCGCCGAAATCAAGGATCGGATCCATATCGACAGGAGGCGTCAGCCTCCAAACCGACGCTTCGTGCATCGGTCATAGAGCAGTCGATAGTCGTCTCATCTGGCGAATCGCCCGTCATCGACGTCGAGACGGGCAACGGAGACGAGTCGACGGAAACTGACTGA
- a CDS encoding complex I subunit 5 family protein: protein MSNVDLILPLLIVVPLLAATLPIALGLRFDRTGWAVAAIATLGLFAAATALASVVYTDGLVTHTLGGYPREYGIELVADRFSTMIALLVTAVAVGILAYTRRGGPRGNTFYTAYLLLVGGLLGITLTGDVFNLFVFLEITSIATYALVASGDGPESAVASLKYLILGTVAASMYLIGVAFLLMATGTLNMIELATAIPAAERPTLIRTAFAFIVVGFAVKVAQWPLHTWQPSAYQQAPDGVTPLIAALVSTASAYAFGRLIVTVFGVDYLAAMPNAAAIVVTVGCVSVLAGTALAVIQTEVKRMLAYSSVSQFGLVIAAYGIVIAGNSGAAKTALTGATIHLVGHGLLKAGLFLAAALVATSYGARTVHEYAGLATHRPVIAGAMAVLLLSLVGVPPGVGFVGKWYIALGAVQSQLWPVAAVVFLSTMLTLGYAARLLEKMYFTPLRVESPAEPGPVATDGGSDADDPSEVGSAERSTDATASETVVPVTASSRAAPETVSVGMVAVVVLAALCAVALGFAGGTFADLLEPFLTEVIS from the coding sequence ATGAGTAACGTCGATCTCATTCTGCCGTTGTTGATCGTCGTCCCATTGCTCGCGGCGACGCTCCCGATCGCTCTCGGACTGCGGTTCGACCGGACCGGATGGGCCGTCGCTGCGATTGCGACGCTCGGGCTGTTCGCGGCGGCCACAGCCCTCGCGAGCGTCGTTTACACTGACGGGCTGGTAACACACACACTCGGCGGCTATCCCCGCGAGTACGGGATCGAACTCGTCGCCGACCGGTTCTCGACGATGATTGCTCTGCTCGTAACGGCAGTCGCCGTCGGCATCCTCGCGTACACGCGCCGCGGTGGCCCACGCGGGAATACCTTCTACACCGCGTACCTGTTGCTCGTCGGCGGACTCCTTGGTATCACGCTAACCGGCGACGTCTTCAACCTGTTCGTCTTCCTCGAGATCACGAGCATCGCGACCTATGCGCTGGTCGCGAGCGGCGACGGTCCCGAATCGGCGGTCGCATCCCTGAAGTACCTGATTCTGGGAACCGTTGCCGCATCGATGTACTTGATCGGCGTCGCGTTCCTGCTCATGGCGACGGGGACACTCAACATGATCGAGCTCGCGACGGCGATTCCCGCGGCGGAACGACCCACCTTGATTCGGACTGCGTTCGCGTTCATCGTCGTGGGCTTTGCGGTCAAGGTCGCTCAGTGGCCACTACACACCTGGCAGCCGAGCGCCTACCAGCAGGCACCTGACGGTGTGACGCCGTTGATCGCCGCGCTCGTCTCGACGGCCTCCGCGTACGCCTTCGGTCGCCTGATCGTTACCGTCTTCGGCGTCGACTACCTGGCCGCGATGCCGAACGCGGCGGCTATCGTCGTCACAGTCGGTTGCGTGAGCGTCCTCGCGGGAACGGCCCTCGCCGTGATCCAGACCGAAGTCAAACGGATGCTCGCGTACTCGTCGGTTTCGCAGTTCGGCCTCGTCATCGCCGCCTACGGGATCGTCATCGCCGGCAATTCGGGGGCTGCGAAAACGGCGCTGACCGGAGCGACGATCCATCTGGTCGGCCACGGCCTGCTCAAAGCCGGCCTTTTCCTTGCCGCCGCGCTCGTTGCCACGAGTTACGGCGCTCGCACCGTCCACGAGTACGCCGGACTCGCAACCCACCGCCCGGTCATCGCCGGCGCGATGGCCGTCCTTTTGCTCTCGTTAGTCGGCGTCCCGCCGGGCGTCGGCTTCGTTGGCAAGTGGTACATCGCACTCGGCGCCGTCCAGTCCCAGCTGTGGCCCGTCGCCGCCGTCGTTTTCCTCAGCACCATGCTCACACTCGGCTACGCTGCCCGTCTGCTCGAGAAGATGTATTTCACACCGTTGCGCGTCGAATCGCCCGCTGAGCCGGGACCAGTCGCGACGGATGGCGGCTCGGACGCAGACGACCCGTCCGAAGTCGGGTCAGCTGAAAGATCGACTGACGCAACCGCGTCCGAAACCGTCGTCCCAGTCACTGCTTCGAGCAGGGCAGCTCCGGAGACGGTTTCGGTCGGGATGGTCGCCGTCGTCGTACTCGCTGCGCTCTGTGCCGTCGCTCTCGGATTTGCGGGTGGAACGTTCGCCGACCTGCTCGAGCCGTTTCTCACGGAGGTTATTAGCTAA
- a CDS encoding Na(+)/H(+) antiporter subunit D codes for MEADLLTMAYPPLLVFAAGLLVLVVPRIAGFTIGTLSLAAVLAISLFVPEGSYLTGTFLGFDVVPFYVDPFSRMIGIGLGFLGICTVVYAYSSEASKTMTAFALVYVSSSIGAAFAGDWLVLLFMWELMAVTSTLLIWHYGGDAVRAGFRYALFHGTGGVLVMLAVAAHYVEVGTFVYGSGGIADGIPALLAVLGMGVNVAFVGFHTWLPDTYPRPHFAASVFLSVYTTKTSAFVLYRAFPEGEGTLFLAYMGGIMAVYGAAFALLQHDMRALLSYHIQAQLGYIIAGIGMTSGLAVAGAMSHLFNNILFKSLLFMAVGVVIYRTGENDLYELGGLWREMPLTAIGFGFGALSITAIPGFNGYVSKGMIFDAADPHYYGEPEFQALYWLLYLGAIGTLLSFIKLGYYVFFHGENDLEVADAKLGQTVAMLGLGGACLLFGVWWQGLAELAPTIHDLGFQYHGEEKHLHPYSVGHLETAGILTAIALVAFPLIRKPLSKLDLGDPAMVVYPVTYYVSRWTMLAVTRTYAAVDAVVVGVVKRSYWVGNNPVLAVDAATRPLPDWLVDNDARRSADGGRPSTIHLRAGIGTTVLMLTVILTVILWLLVS; via the coding sequence ATGGAAGCAGACCTGCTCACGATGGCCTATCCGCCGTTGCTGGTTTTCGCGGCGGGACTGTTGGTACTCGTGGTCCCGAGAATCGCCGGATTCACGATCGGGACGCTCAGCCTCGCGGCCGTACTTGCGATCTCGCTTTTCGTCCCCGAGGGAAGCTACCTGACAGGAACCTTCCTCGGCTTCGACGTCGTTCCGTTTTACGTCGATCCGTTCTCCCGGATGATCGGTATCGGACTCGGGTTCCTCGGGATCTGTACCGTCGTTTACGCCTACTCGAGCGAGGCAAGCAAAACGATGACCGCGTTCGCGCTGGTGTACGTTTCCTCGTCGATCGGTGCAGCGTTTGCGGGCGACTGGCTCGTACTCCTGTTCATGTGGGAGTTGATGGCGGTGACGAGTACGCTGCTGATCTGGCACTACGGCGGGGATGCAGTTCGAGCTGGCTTCCGGTACGCGCTCTTCCACGGGACCGGGGGAGTGCTCGTGATGCTCGCAGTCGCTGCCCACTACGTCGAAGTCGGCACGTTCGTCTACGGAAGCGGCGGCATCGCGGACGGGATTCCGGCGCTGCTGGCAGTGCTCGGGATGGGAGTCAATGTCGCCTTCGTCGGGTTCCACACCTGGCTGCCCGACACCTACCCGCGTCCGCACTTCGCGGCGTCGGTGTTCCTCTCCGTGTACACGACCAAGACCAGCGCGTTCGTGCTCTACCGGGCGTTCCCGGAGGGCGAGGGGACGCTCTTCCTCGCGTACATGGGTGGCATCATGGCGGTCTACGGCGCTGCCTTCGCCCTACTCCAGCACGACATGCGGGCGCTACTGTCCTATCACATTCAGGCCCAGTTGGGGTACATCATCGCCGGAATCGGCATGACCTCGGGACTCGCCGTCGCGGGCGCGATGAGTCACCTGTTCAACAACATCCTTTTCAAGAGCTTGCTGTTCATGGCCGTCGGCGTCGTCATCTATCGGACCGGCGAGAACGACCTCTACGAACTCGGCGGCCTCTGGCGCGAGATGCCGCTGACCGCGATCGGCTTCGGATTCGGCGCGCTCTCGATCACCGCCATTCCGGGCTTCAACGGCTACGTCAGCAAGGGAATGATCTTCGACGCGGCCGATCCTCACTACTACGGCGAGCCCGAATTCCAGGCGCTGTACTGGCTGCTCTACCTCGGCGCGATCGGCACCCTGTTGTCGTTCATCAAACTCGGCTACTACGTCTTCTTCCACGGCGAGAACGACCTCGAGGTCGCGGACGCGAAACTCGGCCAGACCGTCGCGATGCTCGGCCTCGGCGGCGCCTGTCTCCTGTTCGGCGTGTGGTGGCAGGGGCTGGCTGAACTCGCTCCGACGATTCACGACCTTGGATTCCAGTATCACGGCGAAGAAAAGCATCTTCATCCCTACAGTGTCGGCCACCTCGAGACGGCCGGAATCCTGACCGCGATCGCGCTCGTGGCCTTTCCCCTTATCCGAAAACCGCTCTCGAAGCTCGATCTCGGAGATCCGGCGATGGTCGTCTATCCGGTCACCTACTACGTCAGCCGCTGGACGATGCTTGCGGTCACCAGAACCTACGCCGCGGTCGACGCCGTCGTCGTCGGCGTCGTCAAACGCTCTTACTGGGTCGGCAACAATCCCGTCCTCGCGGTCGATGCAGCGACACGTCCTCTCCCGGACTGGCTGGTCGACAACGACGCGCGTCGATCGGCCGATGGCGGCCGCCCGTCGACGATTCACCTTCGGGCCGGTATCGGAACGACCGTCCTGATGCTGACGGTCATCCTGACCGTAATCCTGTGGCTGCTCGTGAGTTGA
- a CDS encoding MnhB domain-containing protein: MPDRYDDTYTESQVIMTAVKIIAPFTLTYGLFMTFHGGDAPGGGFQGGTIVGVTVLMLAFAFGIEPTRQWLRNSLLVGLVTGGVVIFGAIGLAMVALGGNFLEFYQLKEVFHIKPKWGLEAVEIAGISLIVSGVMITLFFAMAAGYTPERPSGTGGTRMADEPRESSDPEVSDDD, translated from the coding sequence ATGCCCGATCGATACGACGATACCTACACCGAAAGCCAGGTGATCATGACCGCCGTGAAGATCATCGCCCCGTTTACGCTCACGTACGGGCTATTCATGACGTTCCACGGAGGCGACGCGCCCGGTGGCGGCTTCCAAGGGGGGACCATCGTCGGCGTTACGGTCCTCATGCTCGCGTTCGCCTTCGGGATCGAACCGACCCGACAGTGGCTTCGCAACTCGCTGCTCGTCGGCCTCGTTACCGGTGGCGTCGTTATATTCGGTGCTATCGGCCTCGCTATGGTGGCACTCGGCGGAAACTTCCTCGAGTTCTATCAGCTCAAGGAAGTCTTCCACATCAAACCGAAGTGGGGACTCGAGGCTGTCGAGATAGCCGGCATCTCGCTGATCGTCTCGGGGGTTATGATCACCCTCTTCTTCGCGATGGCAGCGGGATATACACCGGAACGGCCAAGCGGGACCGGAGGCACAAGAATGGCCGATGAGCCCCGCGAGTCGTCCGACCCAGAGGTGAGTGACGATGATTGA